Proteins encoded by one window of Myxococcales bacterium:
- a CDS encoding CapA family protein, with the protein MAALALSCSAEKTVEPDPELDGAAETAEIPEALRDPQAPLLAAPLAFDEACLPGDRVTIAAVGDVLLHGPLQDQARTRDGSDGNEDYESLWAPVVPLLKKADVTYANFEGAADGSRAYTSYPQFNYNPLVIPALQRAGVDVVSTANNHSLDAGGNGVRATRTAMSRYAMPFTGTGDGGEVATTEWHATTEARGAGGTTFKLAWLACSFASNTEAGATNGIPDPKKQVLNCGRDRAFVLDTIGKLSKTHDAVIITPHWGVEYEVTASRTQRELAQSFVDAGAKIVFGNHPHVPQPYERMVSRNDAHEAFVVHSIGNFVSNQVQGISSSTATWKTAVMYVGLTKQTGGKVVVNGARYVPLTMKRTSKRTLVPAESSEAGTQGASTITFTERMYHASNRLVGDAPLVTAQKVVETEGRKALEPCR; encoded by the coding sequence ATGGCTGCCCTCGCGCTCTCGTGCTCTGCCGAGAAGACCGTGGAGCCCGATCCCGAGCTCGACGGGGCCGCCGAGACCGCCGAGATCCCCGAGGCGTTGCGCGATCCGCAGGCCCCGCTCCTCGCCGCGCCGCTCGCCTTCGACGAGGCGTGCCTCCCCGGCGATCGCGTCACGATCGCCGCCGTGGGCGACGTGCTCTTGCACGGACCGCTCCAGGATCAGGCGCGCACGCGCGACGGCAGCGACGGCAACGAGGACTACGAGTCTCTTTGGGCGCCGGTCGTGCCGCTCCTCAAGAAGGCCGACGTCACCTACGCCAACTTCGAGGGCGCCGCCGACGGCTCGCGTGCCTACACGAGCTATCCCCAGTTCAACTACAACCCGCTGGTCATTCCGGCGCTCCAGCGGGCGGGCGTCGACGTGGTCTCTACCGCCAACAACCACTCGCTCGACGCGGGCGGCAACGGCGTCCGAGCGACGCGCACGGCCATGTCGCGCTACGCGATGCCCTTTACGGGCACGGGCGACGGCGGCGAAGTGGCGACCACGGAGTGGCACGCCACCACCGAGGCGCGCGGGGCGGGGGGCACGACCTTCAAGCTCGCGTGGCTCGCCTGCTCCTTCGCCTCGAACACCGAGGCGGGCGCCACGAACGGCATCCCCGATCCCAAGAAGCAGGTCCTCAACTGCGGTCGCGATCGAGCGTTCGTGCTCGACACGATAGGCAAGCTCTCGAAGACCCACGACGCGGTGATCATCACGCCGCACTGGGGGGTCGAGTACGAGGTCACGGCGAGCCGCACCCAGCGCGAGCTCGCGCAGAGCTTCGTCGACGCGGGCGCCAAGATCGTGTTCGGCAACCACCCCCACGTCCCGCAGCCCTACGAGAGAATGGTCTCGCGCAACGACGCGCACGAGGCCTTCGTCGTGCACTCGATTGGCAACTTCGTCTCGAACCAGGTCCAGGGCATCTCGAGCTCTACCGCCACCTGGAAGACCGCCGTGATGTACGTCGGGCTCACCAAGCAGACCGGCGGCAAGGTCGTGGTGAACGGCGCCCGGTACGTGCCGCTCACCATGAAGCGCACGTCGAAGCGCACCCTCGTGCCCGCGGAGTCGAGCGAGGCCGGCACGCAGGGCGCCTCGACCATCACGTTTACCGAGCGTATGTATCATGCAAGCAACCGCCTCGTGGGCGACGCGCCCCTGGTGACCGCGCAGAAGGTCGTCGAAACCGAGGGCCGCAAGGCGCTCGAGCCCTGCCGCTGA
- a CDS encoding aminopeptidase has product MASLALGLGGCAQLRYVTQASAGQAELLDRQLPIDELVRGGHLAPRTRALLARVGAIKAFGERRGLRATSSYTHYVNLERPAVVWVVSACDPLAFRSKVWSFPVTGSIPYLGWFREGEAQTFAAELRGEGWDVDLRGASAYSTLGWFNDPVLSTMLVPGEAGLGELADVILHESLHATYFIKSQSALNESLASFVGNRLAGVYLDEALGHDSPEKRAYVALEQRAAARGAEMRAAYERLEAVYASPVAPAVKLREKARVLSALRDRSREGGVNNATLIQYETYGAGEPELARLFASCAGDWARFLRVLDRARPAFGAAPPHAEPAELLAPLVRAGCPR; this is encoded by the coding sequence GTGGCGTCGCTCGCGCTCGGGCTCGGCGGGTGCGCGCAGCTCCGCTACGTGACGCAGGCCTCGGCCGGCCAGGCCGAGCTGCTCGACCGCCAGCTCCCGATCGACGAGCTCGTGCGCGGCGGGCACCTCGCTCCGCGCACCCGCGCCCTCCTCGCGCGGGTGGGCGCCATCAAGGCCTTTGGAGAGCGGCGCGGCCTCCGCGCGACGTCGAGCTACACCCACTACGTGAACCTCGAGCGCCCCGCTGTCGTCTGGGTGGTGAGCGCCTGCGATCCCCTGGCGTTTCGCTCCAAGGTGTGGAGCTTCCCCGTCACGGGGAGCATCCCGTACCTCGGTTGGTTCCGCGAGGGCGAGGCGCAGACCTTCGCGGCCGAGCTCCGAGGCGAGGGCTGGGACGTCGATCTCCGCGGCGCCTCGGCGTACTCAACGTTGGGGTGGTTCAACGATCCGGTCCTATCGACGATGCTGGTGCCGGGCGAGGCGGGCCTGGGGGAGCTCGCCGACGTCATCCTCCACGAGTCGCTGCACGCGACGTATTTCATCAAGAGCCAGAGCGCGCTGAACGAGAGCCTCGCGTCCTTCGTGGGCAATCGCCTGGCGGGCGTTTATCTGGACGAAGCCCTCGGCCACGACTCCCCGGAGAAGCGCGCCTATGTCGCGCTCGAGCAGCGCGCCGCCGCGCGAGGCGCGGAGATGCGCGCCGCCTACGAGCGCCTCGAGGCCGTGTACGCGAGCCCGGTGGCGCCCGCGGTGAAGCTCCGGGAGAAGGCCCGCGTCCTGTCGGCCCTGCGCGACCGCAGCCGCGAGGGCGGGGTGAACAACGCCACGCTCATCCAGTACGAGACCTACGGCGCCGGCGAGCCGGAGCTCGCGCGGCTGTTCGCGTCGTGCGCCGGCGATTGGGCCCGGTTCCTTCGCGTGCTCGATCGCGCCCGTCCCGCGTTCGGTGCAGCGCCCCCTCACGCCGAGCCCGCGGAGCTGCTCGCCCCGCTGGTCCGCGCGGGCTGCCCGCGTTAG
- a CDS encoding MFS transporter, with protein sequence MDVLPARTAPMSGPEDPTRRLTLVAILLSTFLAAMEATVVATAMPSVVADLHGLSLYGWVGAVYMLSSTLTMPLYGKLADLYGRKPVLLSALGIFVLGSVASGLAPTMATLVAFRAVQGVGAGGIQPIALTIVGDLYRPEERGRVQGLFGAVWAVAGTSGPLLGGLLVRALSWRWVFFVNVPFALLAAALLSRVFRERVTPKKVAFDLLGSALLACAVVLVLAGTSRVMPLVTLPLGAVLAGLFFAVERRAIDPVLPPKLLGLPVIRASNASSAVLGALVSGTVSYLPLHEQAVLGASPTQAGMALAPMLVSWPLASTLAGRALPKVGYRPLVRAGSLVSAASSALLLAALHARAGLAALGACVALLGVGLGVTSVAAMIAVQESAAWSERGVATASNMFSRTIGGALAVGGMGAIIAGAVGAHASPKLLNQLLGPERGKDLAPEVIATLGDDLAAGAGQAFAVLVGLAVVGALVGLAFPRMPPPTRPVEGGGAGEV encoded by the coding sequence GTGGACGTTCTTCCTGCGCGCACCGCCCCGATGAGCGGCCCCGAAGATCCCACGCGGCGCCTCACGCTCGTGGCCATTCTTCTGTCCACGTTCCTCGCGGCGATGGAGGCGACGGTGGTGGCCACGGCCATGCCGAGCGTGGTCGCCGACCTGCACGGGCTTTCGCTCTACGGCTGGGTGGGTGCAGTCTACATGCTCTCATCGACCCTCACGATGCCGCTCTACGGCAAGCTCGCCGATCTGTACGGCCGCAAGCCGGTGCTCCTCTCCGCGCTCGGGATCTTCGTTCTCGGATCGGTCGCGAGCGGGCTCGCCCCCACCATGGCGACGCTCGTCGCGTTTCGCGCCGTCCAGGGCGTGGGCGCCGGCGGCATCCAGCCCATCGCGCTCACCATCGTGGGCGACCTCTACCGGCCGGAGGAGCGCGGGCGCGTGCAGGGCCTCTTCGGCGCGGTGTGGGCGGTCGCGGGCACGTCGGGTCCACTCCTCGGGGGGCTGCTCGTGCGGGCCCTGTCGTGGCGTTGGGTGTTCTTCGTCAACGTGCCCTTCGCCCTGCTCGCGGCGGCCCTGCTCTCACGCGTATTCCGTGAGCGCGTCACGCCGAAGAAGGTCGCGTTCGACTTGCTGGGCAGCGCGCTGCTGGCGTGCGCGGTGGTGCTCGTGCTCGCGGGCACGAGCCGAGTGATGCCGCTCGTCACGCTGCCGCTCGGCGCGGTGCTCGCGGGGCTCTTCTTCGCGGTCGAGCGGCGCGCCATCGATCCCGTGTTGCCGCCGAAGCTCCTCGGGCTCCCGGTCATCCGCGCGTCCAACGCCAGCAGCGCGGTGCTCGGCGCGCTCGTGAGCGGCACGGTGAGCTACCTGCCCCTCCACGAGCAAGCCGTGCTCGGCGCCTCGCCGACCCAGGCCGGGATGGCGCTCGCGCCGATGCTGGTGTCGTGGCCTCTCGCCTCGACCCTTGCGGGCAGGGCGCTCCCCAAAGTGGGGTATCGACCGCTCGTGCGCGCGGGCTCGCTCGTGAGCGCCGCGTCGTCGGCCCTCTTGCTTGCGGCGCTCCACGCGCGCGCGGGCCTCGCCGCGCTCGGGGCGTGCGTGGCGCTCCTCGGCGTCGGGCTCGGCGTCACGAGCGTGGCCGCCATGATCGCCGTGCAAGAGAGCGCCGCCTGGAGCGAGCGAGGTGTCGCGACGGCGAGCAACATGTTCTCCCGGACGATCGGCGGAGCCCTCGCGGTCGGCGGAATGGGCGCGATCATCGCGGGCGCCGTGGGCGCCCACGCCTCGCCCAAGCTGCTCAACCAGCTGCTCGGGCCGGAGCGCGGCAAGGACCTCGCGCCCGAAGTCATCGCCACGCTCGGCGACGATCTCGCGGCCGGCGCGGGCCAGGCGTTCGCCGTCCTGGTCGGCCTCGCGGTGGTGGGCGCGCTCGTTGGGCTCGCGTTCCCCCGAATGCCGCCGCCCACGCGCCCCGTCGAGGGCGGCGGGGCCGGCGAGGTCTAG
- a CDS encoding prolyl oligopeptidase family serine peptidase: MSPAASIEERPSRARTALLLVVLAVLLALAGRRFGRGILYRFRHVEPKIVPHEGASVLPVERHSHAPGGVRETGGSLRVAGRDRTYVQLTPVGAKRDAPLPLVLVLHGDGGSADGFHNGFFFERATGDEAIVVYPDGLRATWDLDTRAGAAPDEGNPDIAFLEALVDKVALSAPVDKTRVFGTGYSSGGFLVNLTACERPDLFRAIATNAAGAPYQRAESWPNGFTKCKGQRPIPMMALHGTHDFGVSLDSGAFSAQYWGYVNGCDLGVMETTGYPECHAYKCPKERPTLFCKVDGLGHWVWDRAAEATWTFFLRAPPR, encoded by the coding sequence ATGAGCCCCGCGGCCTCGATCGAGGAGCGCCCGTCGCGCGCGCGCACGGCCCTGCTGCTCGTGGTGCTCGCCGTGCTCCTCGCCCTCGCCGGCCGCCGCTTCGGTCGAGGGATCTTGTACCGTTTCCGGCACGTCGAGCCGAAGATAGTGCCCCACGAGGGCGCGTCGGTGCTGCCCGTCGAGCGGCACTCGCACGCGCCGGGCGGCGTGCGTGAGACCGGCGGCTCCCTGCGGGTCGCGGGGCGTGACCGCACCTACGTACAGCTCACCCCCGTCGGAGCGAAGCGCGACGCGCCGCTCCCGCTCGTGCTCGTCCTCCACGGCGACGGCGGCTCGGCCGACGGCTTCCACAACGGCTTCTTCTTCGAGCGGGCGACGGGCGACGAGGCGATCGTGGTCTATCCCGACGGGCTCCGTGCCACCTGGGACCTCGACACGCGCGCGGGGGCGGCACCCGACGAAGGCAACCCCGACATCGCGTTCCTCGAGGCGCTCGTCGACAAGGTGGCCCTGAGCGCGCCGGTCGACAAGACCCGCGTCTTCGGCACGGGATACTCGAGCGGTGGGTTCCTCGTGAACCTCACCGCGTGCGAGCGCCCCGATCTGTTCCGCGCGATCGCGACGAACGCGGCCGGCGCGCCCTACCAGCGCGCCGAGTCGTGGCCCAACGGCTTCACGAAGTGCAAGGGCCAGCGCCCGATCCCGATGATGGCCCTGCACGGCACACACGACTTCGGCGTCAGCTTGGACAGCGGCGCCTTCTCTGCCCAGTACTGGGGCTACGTGAACGGGTGCGATCTGGGCGTGATGGAGACCACCGGGTATCCGGAGTGCCACGCGTACAAGTGCCCCAAGGAGCGCCCCACGCTGTTCTGCAAGGTCGACGGTCTTGGCCACTGGGTGTGGGACCGCGCGGCGGAGGCGACGTGGACGTTCTTCCTGCGCGCACCGCCCCGATGA
- a CDS encoding peptide MFS transporter yields MTRPSVDTKRPERTLGEHPLGLYVLFFTEMWERFCYYGMRALLVYYMTKMLFLPENVGRIAGHSVMVAALSRVFGEMSSQALASQIYGLYTGLVYLTPIAGGYFADRLLGQRKTVVIGGVLMALGEFLMMSPRWFYVALLFLIVGNGFFKPNISTQVGNLYTKGDPRRDRAFMIFYVGINLGAFMSPFVCGTLGESKDYGWAWGFGSAGVGLLLGLAIYLAGQGMLAPDSVMKKKAALEEASKEPKESLYREAAERSKAPVDPTQKKASDGSRIGALLVLCALNVVFWGVYEQQGNTLALWADNNTNRFIGSWEVPASWFQAVNPAMIFLFTPFINALWRRQARRKKEPTSVTKMAIGCFLLGISFLVMIGGARVVDSGRQASMGWFVGCTAILTLGELYLSPVGLSLVTKISPPRIVSLMMGMWFVSSFFGNYMSGLLGTLWEKMSKGSFFLMLSGLSIATGVVMLLLMVPLKRAIGDENATDEDDAEPAA; encoded by the coding sequence ATGACGCGCCCCTCGGTGGACACGAAGCGGCCCGAGCGAACCCTCGGCGAGCACCCTCTCGGGCTCTATGTCCTGTTCTTCACCGAGATGTGGGAGCGCTTCTGTTACTACGGAATGCGCGCGCTCCTCGTCTACTACATGACGAAGATGCTCTTCCTACCGGAGAACGTGGGGAGGATCGCCGGGCACTCCGTCATGGTCGCGGCGCTCTCTCGCGTGTTCGGCGAGATGTCGTCGCAGGCGCTCGCGTCCCAGATCTACGGGCTCTACACAGGCCTTGTGTATCTTACACCCATCGCGGGTGGCTATTTCGCCGACCGTCTCCTGGGGCAGCGCAAGACCGTGGTCATCGGGGGCGTGCTCATGGCGCTCGGCGAGTTCCTGATGATGTCGCCGCGCTGGTTCTACGTGGCGCTCCTGTTCCTCATCGTGGGCAATGGCTTCTTCAAGCCCAACATCTCCACGCAGGTGGGAAACCTCTACACGAAGGGCGATCCTCGCCGCGACCGCGCCTTCATGATCTTCTACGTGGGCATCAACCTCGGCGCGTTCATGTCGCCGTTCGTGTGCGGCACCCTAGGAGAGAGCAAGGACTACGGCTGGGCCTGGGGCTTCGGGTCGGCGGGCGTCGGGCTCCTGCTCGGCCTGGCTATCTACCTCGCCGGACAGGGGATGCTGGCGCCCGACAGCGTGATGAAGAAGAAGGCCGCGCTCGAGGAGGCCTCGAAGGAGCCAAAAGAGTCGCTCTATCGGGAGGCCGCCGAGCGCTCCAAGGCGCCAGTCGATCCCACGCAGAAGAAGGCCTCCGACGGCTCCCGCATCGGCGCCCTGCTCGTGCTCTGCGCGCTGAACGTCGTGTTCTGGGGCGTGTACGAGCAGCAAGGCAACACCCTCGCCCTGTGGGCCGACAACAACACGAACCGCTTCATCGGCTCGTGGGAGGTGCCGGCGTCGTGGTTCCAGGCCGTGAACCCGGCGATGATCTTCCTCTTTACGCCGTTCATCAACGCGCTCTGGCGGCGCCAAGCCAGGCGCAAGAAGGAGCCGACCAGCGTGACGAAGATGGCCATTGGCTGCTTCCTCCTCGGCATCTCGTTCCTCGTGATGATCGGCGGCGCGCGCGTGGTCGACTCGGGCCGCCAGGCGAGCATGGGGTGGTTCGTGGGGTGCACGGCGATCCTCACGCTCGGGGAGCTCTACCTCTCCCCCGTGGGGCTGTCGCTCGTGACCAAGATTAGCCCGCCTCGCATCGTGTCGCTCATGATGGGCATGTGGTTCGTGTCGAGCTTCTTCGGCAACTACATGTCCGGGCTGCTGGGCACTCTGTGGGAGAAGATGTCGAAGGGGTCGTTCTTCCTCATGCTCTCGGGGCTGTCCATCGCCACCGGCGTCGTCATGCTCCTCCTCATGGTTCCGCTGAAGCGCGCCATCGGCGACGAGAACGCCACCGACGAAGACGACGCGGAGCCGGCGGCGTGA
- a CDS encoding radical SAM protein: MRPKRYSLAIELTGYCNQKCGYCYNDWRGDKKEAQALPTETLLSLIDRAATEVEWDHVTLTGGEPLARADLYTVLERLATHGLRAIIISNGGLVTEAHAARLAPHRPHFVQITLNGPEAALHEEHVGPGHFEPTLAGIRALVKAGVRVSGCVVVTRKNAAKVGAILELFESLGVSQVALSRYSPAGYAAEQVAELLPSRSELLVALEAAEPFAKAGRATVQVTMPVPPCVVDTAQFPSVRFSSCPIGTEAQEFALGTDGKLRNCTLHTDVVAHTDQGERFDAAVTSAEVSRYRDVTPEFCAPCPMRASCIGGCGAASATVAERRGLDPFVAQHTDPDFSASLRAARGGGPAFVPAGRLARRKGLTA, translated from the coding sequence ATGAGGCCGAAGCGCTACTCGCTCGCGATCGAGCTCACCGGCTACTGCAACCAGAAGTGTGGCTACTGCTACAACGACTGGCGCGGCGACAAGAAGGAGGCGCAGGCCCTCCCGACCGAGACGCTCCTCTCGCTCATCGACCGCGCGGCGACCGAGGTCGAGTGGGACCACGTCACGCTGACCGGCGGTGAGCCGCTCGCGCGGGCCGACCTCTACACGGTGCTCGAGCGCCTCGCGACGCACGGGCTCCGCGCCATCATCATCTCCAACGGCGGCCTCGTGACCGAGGCGCACGCGGCGCGCCTCGCGCCCCATCGGCCTCACTTCGTGCAGATCACGCTGAACGGGCCGGAGGCCGCGCTCCACGAGGAGCACGTCGGCCCGGGTCACTTCGAGCCCACGCTCGCGGGCATCCGCGCGCTCGTGAAGGCCGGCGTCCGCGTCTCGGGCTGCGTCGTCGTGACCCGGAAGAACGCCGCGAAGGTCGGCGCGATCCTCGAGCTCTTCGAGTCGCTCGGCGTGAGCCAGGTAGCCCTCTCGCGTTACTCGCCCGCGGGCTACGCCGCCGAGCAGGTGGCCGAGCTGCTGCCCTCGCGGAGCGAGCTGCTCGTGGCGCTCGAGGCGGCCGAGCCCTTCGCCAAGGCCGGTCGCGCGACCGTGCAGGTGACGATGCCGGTGCCCCCGTGCGTGGTCGACACCGCTCAGTTCCCCTCCGTTCGGTTCTCGTCGTGCCCCATCGGCACCGAGGCGCAGGAGTTCGCCCTCGGCACCGACGGCAAGCTCCGTAACTGCACGCTCCACACCGACGTCGTCGCCCACACCGACCAGGGCGAGCGCTTCGACGCGGCCGTCACCTCCGCGGAGGTGTCGCGGTACCGCGACGTCACCCCCGAGTTCTGCGCGCCGTGCCCGATGCGTGCATCCTGCATTGGTGGCTGCGGCGCGGCGTCGGCGACCGTCGCGGAGCGTCGCGGCCTCGATCCGTTCGTCGCCCAGCACACCGATCCCGACTTCTCCGCGAGCCTTCGGGCCGCGCGCGGCGGCGGCCCCGCGTTCGTGCCGGCGGGGCGCCTCGCGCGGCGGAAGGGCCTCACCGCGTGA
- a CDS encoding radical SAM protein: protein MRPRVLLLFPGSEGAAAGNFGVPQLVGLASYLRARAGADVTVVDLACERALGRVDFTRLFEGPGGAGYDVVGLSCYSSFDYLPLVALAEIARRISPRTVIVAGGYHVSARPGDFVYDGSPFDVAVVGEGERPLAEVVASVVGGEPMRGRVLGPDPIEVLDDLPETDWSVLERYRSVARRVASQVEIYLSRGCPFDCAFCMEKAKREVSWRGYSVDRALAELQALHAFLGLETWTVYFADALFGMPKAWRRGFLSKLAERDFPSLKNWLLIRVDMVDDEDLRLFKAANCAPGFGLESGDPGMLSIIRKAGRLHDYLDRMVAVSERAAELEVPWGANVIVGHPGETEESLRSSAAYMRRLFLGPARTTGFLSVDPFRYYPGSPIDDERGQYEARFGTVVHRPEWWRDGDQAFLSEWVDPSRELTYLRRDALMESEFAPILREMPERFDYRGPSRPYFLRAVEGQIEQFSADTRLAYLDRYYAWRKYTGQGAAALVERAGDERLATLCAELRGAEVRRSEARHGPFEPAIRDALLCVRRELHAPLDAARASVVDRPLALDRTGAATVSAMHAYARTFALAGVRPGARVLDLGAGTGYGTALLARLVGPTGFVRGVELDPKLVAAGRPALCDLPNAELVAGSAFSASAWEGGPWDAVVVGFCAEELPALWCAEATLGQGTLVAPLADGEGQRLFRVRRGADGRVHSEPFDEVIYVSARFEAPSPPERPAESRGAPQVAKPRTRLPLA from the coding sequence GTGAGGCCGCGCGTCCTCCTGCTCTTCCCGGGCTCGGAGGGCGCCGCGGCGGGCAACTTCGGCGTGCCCCAGCTCGTGGGCCTCGCGAGCTATCTCCGCGCGCGCGCCGGCGCCGACGTCACGGTGGTCGATCTCGCGTGCGAGCGCGCCCTCGGCCGCGTCGACTTCACGCGGCTGTTCGAGGGCCCCGGCGGGGCCGGGTACGACGTGGTCGGCCTCTCGTGCTACTCGTCCTTCGACTACCTGCCGCTCGTCGCCCTCGCGGAGATCGCGCGGCGGATCTCCCCTCGGACGGTGATCGTGGCGGGCGGCTACCACGTGAGCGCGCGGCCCGGCGACTTCGTCTACGACGGCTCGCCGTTCGACGTCGCCGTGGTGGGGGAGGGCGAGCGGCCGCTCGCCGAGGTGGTGGCGTCGGTCGTCGGGGGCGAGCCCATGCGCGGGCGCGTGCTCGGCCCCGACCCCATCGAGGTGCTCGACGACCTGCCGGAGACCGACTGGTCGGTGCTCGAGCGCTACCGCAGCGTCGCCCGGCGCGTGGCGAGCCAGGTCGAGATCTACCTGTCCCGCGGTTGTCCCTTTGACTGTGCATTCTGCATGGAAAAAGCGAAGCGAGAGGTGAGCTGGCGCGGCTATTCGGTCGACCGCGCGCTCGCCGAGCTCCAGGCGCTCCACGCGTTCCTGGGGCTGGAGACGTGGACCGTCTACTTCGCCGACGCGCTCTTCGGCATGCCCAAGGCCTGGCGGCGCGGGTTCCTCTCGAAGCTTGCAGAGCGCGACTTCCCGTCGCTGAAGAACTGGCTCCTCATCCGCGTCGACATGGTCGACGACGAGGATCTACGCCTCTTCAAGGCGGCGAACTGCGCCCCGGGCTTCGGCCTCGAGTCGGGCGATCCGGGCATGCTCTCCATCATCCGCAAGGCGGGTCGCCTGCACGACTACCTCGACCGCATGGTCGCGGTGTCCGAGCGCGCCGCCGAGCTCGAGGTGCCGTGGGGCGCGAACGTCATCGTGGGTCACCCGGGGGAGACCGAGGAGTCGCTGCGGAGCTCGGCCGCGTACATGCGGCGCCTGTTCCTCGGCCCCGCCCGAACGACCGGCTTTCTGTCGGTCGACCCGTTCCGCTACTACCCGGGCTCGCCGATCGACGACGAGCGTGGCCAATACGAGGCGAGGTTCGGCACCGTCGTCCATCGCCCCGAGTGGTGGCGCGACGGAGACCAGGCGTTCCTGTCCGAGTGGGTCGACCCGTCGCGCGAGCTCACGTACCTGCGGCGCGACGCGCTCATGGAGTCCGAGTTCGCGCCCATCCTGCGAGAGATGCCGGAGCGCTTCGACTACCGCGGGCCCTCGCGGCCGTACTTCCTCCGCGCGGTCGAAGGCCAGATCGAGCAGTTCTCGGCGGACACGCGCCTCGCGTACCTGGATCGGTACTACGCGTGGCGAAAGTACACGGGCCAAGGCGCCGCGGCGCTCGTCGAGCGCGCGGGCGACGAGCGCCTCGCCACGCTCTGCGCCGAGCTGCGCGGCGCGGAGGTGCGCCGCTCGGAGGCGCGCCATGGTCCGTTCGAGCCCGCCATCCGCGACGCGCTCCTCTGCGTCCGGCGCGAGCTCCACGCGCCGCTCGACGCCGCGCGCGCCAGCGTCGTAGATCGCCCGCTGGCCCTCGACCGCACCGGCGCGGCGACCGTGAGCGCCATGCACGCGTACGCGCGCACGTTCGCGCTCGCGGGGGTGCGGCCTGGGGCTCGCGTCCTCGACCTAGGCGCGGGCACAGGATACGGCACCGCGCTGCTCGCGAGGCTCGTGGGGCCTACGGGCTTCGTGCGCGGCGTCGAGCTCGACCCGAAGCTCGTCGCCGCCGGGCGACCCGCGCTCTGCGATCTCCCGAACGCCGAGCTCGTGGCGGGCAGCGCCTTCTCCGCCTCCGCGTGGGAGGGCGGTCCGTGGGACGCGGTCGTGGTGGGCTTCTGCGCCGAGGAGCTGCCGGCGCTCTGGTGCGCCGAGGCCACGCTGGGGCAGGGGACGCTGGTCGCCCCTCTGGCCGACGGCGAAGGGCAGCGCCTCTTCCGGGTGCGGCGCGGGGCCGACGGCCGGGTCCACAGCGAGCCCTTCGACGAGGTCATTTACGTGTCGGCCCGGTTCGAAGCCCCAAGCCCGCCCGAACGACCCGCGGAGTCTCGAGGTGCGCCGCAGGTAGCGAAACCTCGCACACGACTCCCGCTGGCCTGA
- a CDS encoding extensin family protein, whose product MANWRSIGAVASLVVTAAACSPRTGPHPQVQGEAPRGDASPGSTSPPPPNAAPPRGVAPAPAAPAGPAAPPAPPAHAPSAPVEAGAPREPEPEPSEDETHAEPPASEGSGWLPRVSAPPEVPVDAAKTPAVRYAGLGQASCEAELHRRRIPFSRVDSARGVLAPVRLRGPVGGVVYRSQVAERNRATSPYEIFDCRLVLALDDLSKLLQKMDVSEVIHYSAYRPPPRRGWVPGRVGSRHSGALALDIGRLVKRDGTSLDVEKHFHGRIGSRTCGGSGPAPATPEALALRSLVCDAAAAHLFNVMLTPNYNWPHRNHFHVEVTSGVRWFIVH is encoded by the coding sequence GTGGCGAACTGGCGGTCCATCGGCGCGGTCGCGTCGCTCGTCGTGACGGCCGCGGCGTGCTCGCCGCGGACCGGGCCGCACCCGCAGGTGCAGGGCGAGGCGCCCCGCGGGGACGCCTCGCCAGGGTCGACGTCGCCGCCGCCACCGAACGCGGCACCGCCGCGAGGCGTCGCGCCCGCACCAGCCGCACCAGCCGGGCCAGCCGCGCCGCCCGCGCCGCCCGCCCACGCGCCATCCGCCCCCGTGGAGGCCGGGGCCCCGCGCGAGCCCGAGCCTGAGCCGTCGGAAGACGAGACCCATGCCGAGCCCCCCGCGAGCGAGGGCTCGGGCTGGCTGCCTCGGGTGAGCGCGCCGCCGGAGGTGCCCGTGGACGCCGCGAAGACCCCGGCCGTGCGTTACGCCGGGCTTGGTCAGGCCTCGTGCGAGGCCGAGCTGCACCGCCGGAGGATCCCGTTCTCGCGGGTCGACTCTGCGCGCGGGGTCCTCGCGCCCGTTCGCCTTCGAGGCCCGGTGGGCGGCGTGGTGTACCGCTCGCAGGTCGCCGAGCGGAACCGCGCGACCTCCCCTTACGAGATCTTCGACTGCCGGTTGGTGCTCGCCCTCGACGACCTCTCGAAGCTCCTCCAGAAGATGGATGTATCCGAAGTCATTCACTATTCCGCGTATCGTCCGCCGCCGCGACGGGGGTGGGTGCCGGGCCGCGTCGGCTCGCGCCATAGCGGGGCGCTCGCGCTCGACATCGGGCGGCTCGTGAAGCGCGACGGCACCTCCCTCGACGTCGAGAAGCACTTTCACGGGCGCATCGGGTCGCGCACCTGCGGCGGCAGCGGCCCCGCGCCGGCGACCCCCGAGGCGCTCGCGCTGCGGTCGCTCGTGTGCGACGCCGCGGCGGCCCACCTCTTCAACGTGATGCTCACTCCCAACTACAACTGGCCCCATCGAAACCACTTCCACGTCGAGGTGACCTCGGGCGTGCGGTGGTTCATCGTTCACTAG